The Cytobacillus oceanisediminis genomic interval ATTTGGTGTCGCGTCATATGAATAGACGAGGCGCCCTGCTTTGGAGTCATCATAATTATCAGCGCCGACAACGGCAATTAATTCTTCTTTTATTTGAACATCAACCAAATGGATCCTCTCCTTTAATGTAAACTGGCAATATCTATTTCTTTAAGTATAAAAAAAGCAGGGAACACCCTGCTATGGTTAACTATACAAATATTGATGTCTATTTTAATTGTTTTTTGTGCCTTCCTCTAAAAGTTTTACCGCTATAAATAATTTCATTAAATCATTCAAATTAGATGTATATAGCCCGGAAAGATCCGATATTTTTTTGAGTCTGTAATGAAGGGTGTTAATATGTATATGCAAGGCCTCAGCAGTATTTTTCAAGGAATGATTTTGCCTGAACAGTTCCTGAAGAGTTACCATAAGATCCTGTTCATTCATGAATGTGCCGATGGTTCTTTCTATAAAGTCCTTTTTAGTTTCTGGAGATAGATCATCAAATATCATTTCAATGGTCAAATCCTGATCAAATATGATGGTGCCTCGGTCTTTTGCGATTTTTAACGCTCGCTCTGCCTGCATAAATGAGTCGGAAAGGCTGAAGGGAGGCAATGGTTTACCGGTACCAATGCTTACTTCAGCAGCTAGAAGGTTTTCAAGAAAACGATGGAAGCGGGTGACCTTTTCCCCTATACTATTTTCTTTTTTTGCTGAAGAAACCCCGGCTAAAAGCACAATTCGATTGTTGCCCCAGCGAATCAGAATATCATGCGGACCTGCTTCTTTCCAAGATAAAATTCTATTCCAAAGATCCCGATGAAGCAATTGGCTATTTTGCCTGAACTCTGCTATAGAAACCTGTCTGTCAACAGCCAGATTTATTTTCAGCAGATGAGCCCGTTCTTTGAATGCAGGATCCCATTCTTTTTTCTCCAGCCAGTCAAACATAAAACCTTCCAGTGCACGAGCCTGCCAATCGAGCTGCTCTGCAAAGTAACTTTCACTGATAAATAACTCTGTTAGTTTGCGGATGATTTCTGCGAATGGGGAAATTTTATTGGGATTTCCGGTTATGCCAATAACGCCAACTGTTTCCCCTTTAAAAAAGATCGGCAGGTTAATACCCGCTTTTACACCCTGAAGGCGTGACTGATCCTCCCTGGTAATAATCAGCTTTTCCTTATTTTTCATGCTAAGAAGTGCTCCTTCATGAAAACTGCCTATTCTGCCTGCATCTGTACTTGCAATGATCACCCCGCAGGTATTGGCAACTATGATATCTTCCTGAAGAAACTGACGCACTTCAGCTATAATTTTTTCAGCCAGGTCAGGCAACAACATGTCATATCTCCCTTTGATTTTTTGACTTTATTATATATAAATAAAAAACTTCCTGCGAATTTTCTAATATCCCTTTTAAAAACCGGGTATATTCATTATGATAAGGGTTAGAAAAATTTCGAAGGGGACAGGTATGATATGTGGAAAGACGTAAGAAGTTGGCTGGATAAACTAACACCTGCCCAAGTAATATCCGGATATTATTTATTGGCAGTATCTGTATCGGTACTTTTATTAAGAATACCGGCTGTACATAAACCAGGAGTGGCGGTTGCATTTATTGATACGGTTTTCACTGCTGTAAGTGCAGTCAGTGTGACTGGTCTGTCTGTGGTTGATATATCAGAAACATACAGTGTTTTTGGTTATTTTGTCATCATGTTCATCCTTCAGTTTGGCGGAATAGGGATCATGGCGCTGGGCACATTCTTTTGGCTTCTGCTGGGCCGCAAGATTGGATTAAGAGGGCGCCGCCTCATAATGGTCGATCATAATCAATATGCTTTGTCAGGCCTGGTCAATTTAGTAAAAGAAATCATTAAAATTATATTAGTGATTGAAACGCTTGGTGCACTAATATTGGGTTTTCATTTTCTTAAATATTATCCGGCATGGGATGACGCATTCCTGCATGCGCTGTTCGCATCTGTCAGTGCAACAACCAACGGAGGCATGGATATTACAGGAGCCTCTCTTAAACCATATGCCGGCGATTATTTCGTGCAGCTGATCAATATTATTCTGATTACTTTAGGAGCTATAGGTTTTCCTGTTCTTATCGAATTAAAGCAATATTTATTTCGGAATAAATGGGATCAGGAACCATCTTTTCGCTTTTCCTTATTTGCAAAATTGACGACTGTTACGTATGCCGCCCTTCTTGTGTTTGGTACGGTTATATTGCTCATCATGGAATTCAATCAATATTTTAAAGACATGAACTGGCATGAAAGCTTCTTTTATGCATTCTTCCAATCCGCAACCACCCGGAGCGGCGGTTTATCAACCATGGATGTAAATGAGTTTACAATGCCTACTCTCATCATAATGAGTATTTTAATGTTCATCGGGGCATCACCGAGTTCTGTCGGCGGGGGCATCAGGACGACTACCTTTGCTGTGAATATCCTTTTTATATATCACTTTGCCAAAGGAAATCGGGATATAAAAATATTTAAAAGAGAAATTCATGAAGATGATATTCTGAAGTCCCTTGCTATCACATTGCTTGCAATTGGAATGTGTTTTCTCTCTGTTGTCATTCTAAGTATTACAGAAAAGCAGATGGAGCTTATTGAAATAATTTTCGAGGTCTGTTCAGCTTTTGGTACTACAGGTCTATCGTTAGGAATCACACCTGAATTATCAATGATCGGGAAATGTATCATAATGGCCTTAATGTTTATTGGAAGAATTGGATTAACTTCTTTCTTATTTATTATAGGCGGCAAAGAAAAACAGCCGAATTTTCATTATCCTAAAGAGCGAGTTATTATTGGATAAAAAGCAGCCCGGAAGTTAATTCCGGACTGCTTTTTTTGTCTATACCCATCGCCTATGCGCTTGGGCTTTTCTTATTAATCCGTCCCGCGGCTGACATCCTTGGTAGGATGCATGAATGGGTAGCCTTGAGGCGGCTTTTTGCTTTCAAGGAGTTCTTTGTTTTCCGATGTATTCCAGCCGATATCATTTGTCGGATGAATCCATTCCTCACCTGCCATCACTGCAGGATCTGTTTCATCGCTCCAGTTTTCCAGCGGTGAACTGTCCGAAGAATAATAACTGTCCCCAATGGTTACGCCAAAAGAATTCTTGAAAGGCGGCTGAAGTTTCATGCCTGTGTCTTTAAAGCTCGGTGCTTCTATTTGATGTGGAAGTGTCTCATCAATGCCAATGTTTTTGTTATCTTTATTATTTTTATTAGTCATAGCGCTCATTCCTTTTTACTCTATTTTTTGCACCGCAGTAAAATTTATGATTGTAAAATAAGGAAGACTCAGATAGGAATGAAACCGTGTTTTTTACTAAAAATAAAGCTGTGTTAAACCTGAAAATGGATTTAGCACTATGAAATATATTTCAGGAGGAGATTGGGATGGCCAAACGAAAAGCTGAGTATAATGCCGTTGAAAAATACAGCAAAACGCCTAAGAAGAACCTTCAGGAATCAGAGTTTTCAGCAGAATTCAGCCAGGGAGAGAATCCCATGAAAATGGCTAACCGCAATTCCAAGCATGGGAGAGAGGGAAGAGCCTAGTGGATCATAATAAACCACGAAAAAAAGGCCGGCAAAATGGCTCGGCCAATGTAGAATTCGGTATGGAGTTTGGTGATATAAATGCCGGAAAACTTTATGAGCTGCCATTTATGAACCGTGATAAAGATAAAAAAAAAGATCGGGATAAATGCTAAAAAACCGGCAGATTCCTGCCGGTTTTATCATTCATGTATATGGCCAGTAAAGATGGAAACTGTTTCTGTGCTTGAGTCGAAATAGGCAAGCAGAACAGAGTCACTCTTTTCAATTATTCCATCCTTAATATATTGTTCAATATCAAAAGATAATCTTTCACTTAAGGTATGTTTGTATATTTCTTTTTCATTCAGCTGAAGGCTTAAGAAGCTTTCTCCCAGCTGGATTGGATTTTCAAGCAGAGACTGGTAAAGCTTTGATCTTTCGGATTTTTCAAAGCTTGGCTGCCACCAGGGTTTTCTAGGCTTGTATTTTTGTTTTGAAATATAGTCAAACTTCATAAGGCCTTCTGCTATATCCAAATCAGCAATTTCTTTTGATTGCAGGAATTCAAAAAGGCGTTTGAAAAGATCCTCAAGCTGATGGCCAATTCTGGACCATCCTTTTTTCTCCCAATAACTTCCAAATTCCTGGAAGAAATCGAATGGAGTCGGAAATACTTTTGTAACCAAATATTCAACGGTCGCATCCATTCTATGATCATTCCAATATTTCTCTAAAACATCTTCAACTTGTTTAATGCGAATGATGTCATCAAAGGATAAAACATTATTTCCAAGTATTTCATATGGTGAATGGTCCATATAAATATATTGATGATCTTCTGCTCTCAAGCGAAGCCCGGTGCCTCTCAGCATTTTTAAGAAGCCGAGCTGGAGCTCTTCGGGCCGCATTGCAAAAACATCATTGAATGTTCTTTTGAATGAATCATAATCTTCCTCCGGCAGTCCGGCAATTAAGTCAAGATGCTGGTCGATTTTTCCTCCATCCTTTACCATTGTGACCGTGCGGCAAAGTTTGTCAAAGTTCTGCTTCCTCATGACCAATTCATTGGTATAGTCATTAGTCGATTGTACACCAATTTCAAATCGGAATAATCCTGCCGGAGCTTCCTTGTTTAGAAATTCAATTACTTCCGGTCTCATGATATCTGCAGTGATCTCAAATTGAAATACAGTTCCCGGCAGATGTTCATCGATTAAAAATTGGAACATTTCCAAAGCATAACTGCGGCTTATGTTGAAAGTGCGGTCCACAAATTTAAGGGTTTTGGCACCATTCTTCATTAAATATCGGATGTCATCCTTAATTTTTTCCCTGTCAAAGTAGCGCACACCTACTTCAATAGAGGAAAGGCAAAACTGGCAGCTGAAAGGGCATCCCCGGCTGGTTTCTATATAAGTGACCCGTTTAGAAAGGTGGGGAATATCTTCTTCAAAGCGGAATGGTGAGGGCAGCTCGCGCAAATCCAGCTTATTCCGCTGCGGATTAATACGAACCTGGCCATTTTCCCTGAAAGCAAGTCCATGCACATTTTCCATATTCATGGTGCCATTCAGCTCTGTCAGCAGCTGTTTGAATGTTTCCTCACCTTCCCCGATAACAATGTAATCAAATTCTTTTATATTGTTCATCCAATCCGCAACATCATATGTCACTTCAGGTCCTCCGACTGCAATATGAATGGAGGGGTCAATCTTTTTTATCATTTTAATGACCTTAATGGTCTCTTCGATATTCCATATATAACAGCTGAATCCGATCACATCAGGTTTTTTGCGGACCAGATCTGTAACGATATTCATTACCGGATCTTTAATTGTATATTCGGCTAATTCCACATTGAATTCAGGCTGAGCGTATGCCTTTAGATAGCGGATCGCTATATTTGTATGAATGTATTTGGCATTAAGCGTACTGGCGATAACTTTCATTTATTTTTGAACTCCCTTTTTAGCAACTTAAACATCATATAATTGTATCATATTTTTGAATGAAAAAAAGGAAGTAAAACATTGACATATGATAAGGAAAATAAACTATACTAATTATTATAATATTTATAAAAATTCAACAATTTGCATTGAAACTATAGTAAGATAGTTGAAAAATATAATATTTAGCTGGGAGAGGGAATGAATGAAGGTAAGTCTTTTTGCAACATGTCTGGTAGATATGTTTCAGGGAAATGCAGGCAAAGCAGCTGTTGAATTGCTTGAGCGCCTGGGATGTGAAATAGATTTTCCGGAATCACAGGTCTGCTGCGGCCAGCCTGCCTACAACAGCGGCTATGTGAAAGAATCAAAGGAAGCCATGAAAAGGATGATCACAGCATTTGAGCATGCAGAATATGTTGTTTCCCCTTCTGGATCTTGCGCCTATATGTTTCATGAGTATCCGCATGTTTTTAAAGGTGACTCTGTGTGGGAACTCAGAGCAAAAAAGCTTGCAGAAAAAACATACGAACTTACTCAATTTATCGTTGAAGTTCTAAACGTGGACGATGTCGGGGCAAAGTTAAAAGGAAAAGCCACTTATCATACATCCTGCCATATGACCAGGCTTCTTGGTGTAAAAGAAGCACCTGTGAAATTATTAAAAAATGTGAAGGGCCTGGAATTCGAAGAGCTTCCCGGCAAGGAGCAATGCTGCGGTTTTGGCGGTACCTTCTCCGTGAAAATGGCTCAAATATCTGAACAAATGGTAGATGAAAAAGTTGGGCATATAGAGGAGACTGAAGCAGAAATCCTCATTGGAGCTGACGCAGGGTGCCTGATGAATATTGGAGGCAGGATCGGAAGGCAGGGAAAACCAATAAGGGTTATGCATATTGCTGAAGTGTTAAATTGCCGTTAAGCAATTAATGGACATGCTTTCTTGCAAAGCAGGAGAGACAGTTTTGAACGTTGATAATTGTCTAGCGTAAGCAGCCTGCCCCCTTGGGTGTCAGGGGTGGGTTAGGCGCTTGCGCTCTTCTTGAGGGGGAATAAAAATGGCTATGAAAAT includes:
- a CDS encoding TrkH family potassium uptake protein, whose product is MWKDVRSWLDKLTPAQVISGYYLLAVSVSVLLLRIPAVHKPGVAVAFIDTVFTAVSAVSVTGLSVVDISETYSVFGYFVIMFILQFGGIGIMALGTFFWLLLGRKIGLRGRRLIMVDHNQYALSGLVNLVKEIIKIILVIETLGALILGFHFLKYYPAWDDAFLHALFASVSATTNGGMDITGASLKPYAGDYFVQLINIILITLGAIGFPVLIELKQYLFRNKWDQEPSFRFSLFAKLTTVTYAALLVFGTVILLIMEFNQYFKDMNWHESFFYAFFQSATTRSGGLSTMDVNEFTMPTLIIMSILMFIGASPSSVGGGIRTTTFAVNILFIYHFAKGNRDIKIFKREIHEDDILKSLAITLLAIGMCFLSVVILSITEKQMELIEIIFEVCSAFGTTGLSLGITPELSMIGKCIIMALMFIGRIGLTSFLFIIGGKEKQPNFHYPKERVIIG
- a CDS encoding CdaR family transcriptional regulator, with protein sequence MLLPDLAEKIIAEVRQFLQEDIIVANTCGVIIASTDAGRIGSFHEGALLSMKNKEKLIITREDQSRLQGVKAGINLPIFFKGETVGVIGITGNPNKISPFAEIIRKLTELFISESYFAEQLDWQARALEGFMFDWLEKKEWDPAFKERAHLLKINLAVDRQVSIAEFRQNSQLLHRDLWNRILSWKEAGPHDILIRWGNNRIVLLAGVSSAKKENSIGEKVTRFHRFLENLLAAEVSIGTGKPLPPFSLSDSFMQAERALKIAKDRGTIIFDQDLTIEMIFDDLSPETKKDFIERTIGTFMNEQDLMVTLQELFRQNHSLKNTAEALHIHINTLHYRLKKISDLSGLYTSNLNDLMKLFIAVKLLEEGTKNN
- a CDS encoding DUF3905 domain-containing protein; its protein translation is MTNKNNKDNKNIGIDETLPHQIEAPSFKDTGMKLQPPFKNSFGVTIGDSYYSSDSSPLENWSDETDPAVMAGEEWIHPTNDIGWNTSENKELLESKKPPQGYPFMHPTKDVSRGTD
- a CDS encoding B12-binding domain-containing radical SAM protein, which codes for MKVIASTLNAKYIHTNIAIRYLKAYAQPEFNVELAEYTIKDPVMNIVTDLVRKKPDVIGFSCYIWNIEETIKVIKMIKKIDPSIHIAVGGPEVTYDVADWMNNIKEFDYIVIGEGEETFKQLLTELNGTMNMENVHGLAFRENGQVRINPQRNKLDLRELPSPFRFEEDIPHLSKRVTYIETSRGCPFSCQFCLSSIEVGVRYFDREKIKDDIRYLMKNGAKTLKFVDRTFNISRSYALEMFQFLIDEHLPGTVFQFEITADIMRPEVIEFLNKEAPAGLFRFEIGVQSTNDYTNELVMRKQNFDKLCRTVTMVKDGGKIDQHLDLIAGLPEEDYDSFKRTFNDVFAMRPEELQLGFLKMLRGTGLRLRAEDHQYIYMDHSPYEILGNNVLSFDDIIRIKQVEDVLEKYWNDHRMDATVEYLVTKVFPTPFDFFQEFGSYWEKKGWSRIGHQLEDLFKRLFEFLQSKEIADLDIAEGLMKFDYISKQKYKPRKPWWQPSFEKSERSKLYQSLLENPIQLGESFLSLQLNEKEIYKHTLSERLSFDIEQYIKDGIIEKSDSVLLAYFDSSTETVSIFTGHIHE
- a CDS encoding (Fe-S)-binding protein produces the protein MKVSLFATCLVDMFQGNAGKAAVELLERLGCEIDFPESQVCCGQPAYNSGYVKESKEAMKRMITAFEHAEYVVSPSGSCAYMFHEYPHVFKGDSVWELRAKKLAEKTYELTQFIVEVLNVDDVGAKLKGKATYHTSCHMTRLLGVKEAPVKLLKNVKGLEFEELPGKEQCCGFGGTFSVKMAQISEQMVDEKVGHIEETEAEILIGADAGCLMNIGGRIGRQGKPIRVMHIAEVLNCR